A genomic segment from Peribacillus sp. ACCC06369 encodes:
- a CDS encoding S66 peptidase family protein: MKPSRLQAGDEIRVIAPSRSLAIVKGEQRRLAEERLIELGFKVTYGKTALFHDDFFSNSIEDRVEDLHEAFRDPNVKGIFTAIGGYNANQLLRYIDYDLIKENPKVLMGYSDITAILLAIHKKTGLTTYSGPHFSTFGMKAGLEYTMEYFKKAVIESEGFYLDPSETWSDDSWHLEQDDRTFHPNAGYMVIQEGEAAGTIIGGNLCTLNLLQGTEFMPSLMDSILFIEDDEESHPFSFDRDLQSLLHQPEATGIKGIIIGRFQKDSGMTEYALHEIIAGKKEINGIPVIANANFGHVHPFVTVPVGSKAIMKVKNGKATIQINS, translated from the coding sequence ATGAAACCTTCCCGTTTACAAGCAGGGGATGAAATTCGCGTTATTGCTCCTTCAAGAAGCTTGGCGATTGTCAAAGGGGAACAACGCAGATTGGCAGAAGAAAGATTGATTGAGCTTGGTTTTAAAGTGACATATGGTAAAACGGCTTTGTTCCATGATGACTTTTTTTCGAATTCGATTGAAGACCGGGTCGAAGATTTACATGAGGCTTTCAGGGATCCGAATGTTAAGGGAATCTTTACAGCCATCGGGGGGTATAACGCTAACCAATTGTTACGATATATCGACTACGATTTGATTAAGGAAAATCCAAAAGTGTTGATGGGGTATAGTGATATAACCGCAATTTTATTGGCCATTCATAAAAAAACAGGCCTAACTACATACTCAGGTCCTCATTTCTCGACGTTCGGAATGAAGGCTGGTCTGGAATATACGATGGAATATTTTAAAAAGGCTGTAATTGAAAGTGAAGGCTTTTATCTTGATCCAAGTGAAACGTGGAGTGATGACTCTTGGCATTTAGAACAGGATGACCGAACTTTCCACCCGAATGCTGGTTATATGGTCATTCAGGAAGGGGAAGCGGCTGGGACGATCATTGGGGGAAATCTTTGCACACTCAATCTATTACAAGGTACAGAGTTTATGCCGTCTTTAATGGACAGTATCCTTTTCATTGAAGATGACGAAGAAAGTCATCCATTCAGTTTTGACCGGGATTTACAATCCTTGTTACATCAGCCAGAGGCAACTGGGATTAAAGGAATCATCATAGGCCGTTTCCAAAAGGATTCGGGGATGACTGAATATGCTTTGCATGAAATCATAGCTGGCAAAAAGGAGATAAATGGCATACCCGTGATCGCTAATGCCAATTTTGGTCATGTTCATCCATTTGTAACGGTGCCGGTTGGTTCAAAAGCAATAATGAAGGTAAAGAACGGAAAAGCGACGATCCAGATAAATTCATGA
- a CDS encoding YjcZ family sporulation protein, with amino-acid sequence MYGYGGNVAGPGYGYGGGGGYGGGGGGCCGFGSGFALIVVLFILLIIIGASFCC; translated from the coding sequence ATGTACGGATATGGTGGAAATGTTGCAGGACCAGGTTACGGTTATGGTGGCGGCGGTGGATATGGTGGCGGCGGCGGCGGTTGCTGCGGATTTGGATCAGGCTTCGCATTAATCGTTGTCTTGTTCATTCTGTTGATTATCATCGGTGCTTCATTCTGTTGCTAA
- a CDS encoding SGNH/GDSL hydrolase family protein, whose protein sequence is MKKNAKSFIPFAAIATILLISYILQKAPKTYGSDDSINVYQKFQTGQPIQYLVIGDSIGRGSGAENPKLTWFKQLEDKLIETNDVPLHGDYVVQSGSTAFEGLFKLSQRKKHDHKDLIFFVFGENDRKYMNVDDFIMTYEALIRKAKGLHPNAELFTITESSLKYEEFASAIVLLSKHYGATNVDMRPIFKHSGYTEKQLTRDLIHPNGLGYKFYANEIYERFLDNIERGKTVSGLPSKLHDHSEFELSEIEHYEKMKGFRPRGGYFTSSVKGSVIEYNFKGTMLGVRLLRSPDGGEVDVWIDGNEITTLNTWWPFARERYLFITNGLPPGSHTVRFEVTGRSKAMELTTIPYVRIASIITD, encoded by the coding sequence TTGAAAAAGAACGCAAAATCCTTCATCCCTTTCGCTGCAATCGCCACGATCCTTCTAATCAGCTATATCCTTCAAAAAGCTCCTAAAACATATGGATCGGATGATTCGATAAATGTTTATCAAAAATTCCAAACAGGCCAGCCCATTCAGTATCTCGTTATTGGTGACAGTATCGGAAGAGGGTCGGGAGCCGAAAACCCTAAACTAACATGGTTCAAACAGTTAGAAGATAAGTTGATCGAAACCAATGATGTTCCTTTACACGGAGATTACGTGGTCCAAAGCGGATCCACTGCTTTTGAAGGTCTATTTAAGCTTTCCCAAAGAAAGAAGCATGACCATAAAGATTTGATTTTCTTCGTTTTCGGTGAAAATGACCGTAAATATATGAATGTCGATGATTTTATCATGACATATGAAGCTTTAATCAGAAAGGCAAAAGGGCTCCACCCTAATGCTGAATTGTTCACAATAACAGAGAGTTCCTTGAAATATGAGGAATTTGCGTCAGCCATCGTCCTTTTATCCAAACATTATGGTGCAACTAATGTGGATATGCGTCCAATATTCAAGCATTCTGGATATACGGAAAAACAGCTGACCAGAGATTTGATTCATCCAAATGGGCTAGGTTATAAATTTTATGCTAATGAAATATACGAACGCTTCCTGGATAATATAGAACGCGGGAAGACTGTTTCAGGCCTGCCATCTAAGCTTCATGACCATTCAGAATTTGAATTATCCGAGATTGAACACTATGAAAAAATGAAAGGTTTCCGTCCAAGGGGCGGCTATTTCACTAGTAGTGTAAAGGGCAGTGTGATTGAATATAACTTCAAAGGAACTATGCTTGGTGTGAGACTGCTTAGGAGTCCCGATGGCGGGGAAGTAGATGTATGGATCGATGGAAATGAAATCACCACTTTGAATACGTGGTGGCCCTTTGCCCGTGAAAGGTATTTATTTATCACTAATGGGCTTCCTCCAGGTTCACATACGGTCCGTTTTGAGGTGACTGGCAGAAGTAAAGCAATGGAGCTTACCACCATCCCATATGTCCGGATAGCATCGATCATTACCGATTGA
- the msrB gene encoding peptide-methionine (R)-S-oxide reductase MsrB, translating to MKSKEELKQKLSAIQYEVTQNNGTEPAFNNEYWNLKEEGLYVDIVSGNPLFTSKEKFDSGCGWPSFTKPLKEEEVVENLDTSYGMRRIEVRSKTADSHLGHVFNDGPGPSGLRYCINSASLRFIPLQDLEKEGYGEYKKLFD from the coding sequence ATGAAAAGTAAAGAAGAATTAAAACAGAAACTTTCAGCGATTCAATATGAAGTCACCCAAAATAATGGAACGGAACCAGCTTTTAACAATGAATATTGGAACTTGAAGGAGGAAGGGTTATATGTGGACATCGTTTCAGGTAATCCTCTTTTCACTTCAAAGGAAAAGTTCGATTCAGGCTGTGGTTGGCCAAGCTTCACTAAACCGCTAAAAGAAGAGGAAGTGGTGGAAAACCTCGATACGAGTTACGGTATGAGAAGAATCGAGGTTCGCTCAAAAACTGCCGATTCTCATCTGGGCCATGTCTTTAATGATGGGCCTGGACCATCAGGCTTGCGGTATTGCATCAATTCTGCCTCATTGAGGTTCATCCCGCTCCAAGATCTTGAAAAAGAAGGATATGGAGAATACAAAAAGCTTTTTGATTGA
- the msrA gene encoding peptide-methionine (S)-S-oxide reductase MsrA: protein MTKQLEKATFAGGCFWCMVKPFDEQPGIESVISGYTGGTTENPTYKEVCSETTGHYEAVQITFDPSVYPYEKIIELFWQQIDPTDVGGQFHDRGSSYQTAIFYHDEKQREIAEASKAKLQASGKFSKPIVTPVRPAKTFYPAETYHQHYYKKQPEHYERYSIGSGRKAFIQHHWGEKDEK from the coding sequence TTGACAAAGCAATTAGAGAAAGCAACATTCGCAGGTGGATGTTTTTGGTGCATGGTGAAACCGTTCGATGAACAGCCTGGTATCGAATCCGTTATCTCGGGCTATACGGGCGGGACTACGGAAAATCCTACGTACAAAGAAGTTTGTTCTGAAACCACGGGACATTATGAGGCTGTGCAGATCACCTTTGATCCAAGCGTATATCCATATGAAAAAATAATCGAGTTGTTTTGGCAGCAAATTGACCCGACAGATGTTGGCGGACAATTTCATGACCGGGGAAGTTCTTATCAAACGGCCATTTTTTATCATGACGAAAAACAACGTGAAATAGCTGAAGCATCCAAAGCTAAGTTGCAGGCGAGCGGAAAATTTTCCAAACCGATCGTAACGCCGGTTAGACCAGCCAAAACTTTTTATCCAGCTGAGACATATCACCAGCATTATTATAAAAAGCAACCTGAGCATTATGAAAGATATTCGATTGGCTCAGGCCGAAAAGCATTTATACAACATCACTGGGGGGAAAAAGATGAAAAGTAA
- a CDS encoding DUF4397 domain-containing protein, giving the protein MSDKQSYLQKAGTYDLLSSYYKYSNPHLHDYYYHKHLKSLNKATQQSRYEHMKVILPSQVRILHAAPTAPSFDVYVNEKCILNNLSYKESNGYSQLSPGIYQLEIYRSGQRLLGCKVALESGRSYTIAASLANESLKMSPFEDNPLVPQNEAKVRFIHLSHGLPSVDIAVKDGDVVFENLDFREACDYLNIHPMIVDFEVRKAGTKEIILSLPNYVFQENTSSTIFIIGLNRKSSTPETLTLSP; this is encoded by the coding sequence ATGAGCGATAAACAATCATATTTACAAAAAGCGGGTACTTATGATTTACTATCGTCTTATTATAAATACAGTAATCCGCATCTGCATGATTATTATTACCATAAGCATTTGAAAAGTCTCAATAAAGCAACACAACAATCGAGATATGAGCATATGAAAGTCATATTGCCATCACAAGTTCGCATTTTACACGCTGCCCCAACAGCTCCCTCATTTGATGTTTATGTAAATGAAAAGTGCATTCTCAACAATCTTTCATATAAAGAAAGCAATGGTTATTCACAGCTTTCCCCTGGCATATACCAATTGGAGATATACCGCAGCGGGCAAAGGCTTTTAGGCTGTAAAGTGGCGCTAGAAAGCGGGAGGTCCTATACCATAGCAGCTTCCTTGGCTAATGAGTCGTTGAAAATGTCACCTTTCGAAGATAATCCATTGGTGCCTCAAAATGAAGCCAAGGTCCGATTCATCCATCTTTCCCATGGTTTACCTTCGGTGGATATTGCCGTCAAAGACGGAGATGTCGTTTTTGAAAATCTCGATTTCAGGGAAGCATGCGATTATCTTAATATACATCCCATGATAGTCGACTTCGAAGTCAGGAAAGCTGGGACAAAAGAGATCATACTCTCTTTGCCAAACTATGTTTTCCAAGAAAATACGTCCTCAACCATTTTTATAATCGGATTGAA